The following coding sequences lie in one Thermomicrobium sp. 4228-Ro genomic window:
- a CDS encoding D-alanyl-D-alanine carboxypeptidase family protein translates to MCCRQLPLLVVLLIFVVLSSAPARAVVWSERSIGEPADSEVATLPAISARAVLVVDITAGAELLSVDADDPLPPASTTKIITALTVRRFLALDEWVTIREQDLVDPAIYSHAGLLPGDRLTVHDLLAALLVASAGDAAQALARVTGERVSPASDSPLDAFVTAMNQEAVRLGLRHSHFLTPDGRDVPGQVTTARDLAIAAAHLLADPALASIVAATTWEITVEGPNARQLVLLNTNQLAGTPDVVGVKTGTSPAAGQCLVLGVRRGHDTVLVVVLGSVDRYGDVQAILDWMDARFRWITLDGASFPQLAALAERGIVPALAPTVLAPADQLDHLQLEIAEAPSAARVRGRVRLRFGTVDLVVSPLIDLRYQTEGRVRG, encoded by the coding sequence GTGTGTTGCAGGCAACTGCCGCTCCTCGTCGTGTTGCTGATATTCGTCGTCCTGTCGAGCGCCCCGGCCCGTGCTGTCGTGTGGTCGGAACGCTCCATCGGCGAGCCAGCGGACAGCGAGGTCGCGACGCTTCCTGCAATTTCGGCGCGCGCCGTCTTGGTCGTCGATATCACTGCCGGCGCGGAACTCTTGAGTGTCGATGCAGACGATCCGTTGCCACCAGCGAGCACGACGAAGATCATCACGGCGTTGACCGTGCGGCGCTTTCTCGCCCTGGACGAGTGGGTGACCATTCGCGAACAGGATCTAGTCGATCCGGCGATCTACAGCCACGCGGGGTTGCTACCGGGTGATCGACTGACTGTGCACGATCTCTTGGCGGCACTGCTCGTCGCTTCAGCAGGCGATGCTGCCCAGGCGCTCGCCCGCGTCACTGGGGAACGAGTCTCCCCAGCTTCCGATTCCCCGCTCGATGCCTTCGTGACGGCGATGAACCAGGAGGCGGTGCGCCTCGGCCTCCGGCATTCCCACTTCCTCACTCCAGATGGCCGAGATGTTCCTGGGCAGGTTACGACGGCACGCGACCTGGCGATCGCAGCTGCCCACCTGCTCGCCGATCCGGCGCTGGCCTCGATCGTGGCTGCCACAACGTGGGAGATCACTGTCGAGGGACCGAATGCCCGGCAGCTAGTTCTGCTGAACACGAACCAGCTGGCTGGTACGCCGGACGTGGTCGGTGTCAAGACCGGCACGAGTCCAGCAGCCGGCCAATGTCTCGTCTTGGGTGTGCGGCGCGGTCACGATACGGTCCTAGTCGTGGTGCTGGGGAGTGTCGACCGGTATGGTGACGTACAGGCGATCCTCGACTGGATGGATGCACGTTTCCGCTGGATAACGCTGGATGGCGCATCGTTTCCCCAACTAGCAGCACTGGCTGAACGGGGAATCGTGCCGGCGCTCGCACCGACGGTTCTCGCACCGGCTGACCAACTCGATCACCTGCAGCTCGAGATCGCGGAAGCACCATCAGCGGCGCGGGTGCGAGGTAGGGTACGATTGCGTTTCGGAACCGTCGATCTGGTCGTGTCGCCGCTGATCGACCTGCGATACCAGACCGAGGGGCGAGTACGCGGGTGA
- the hisC gene encoding histidinol-phosphate transaminase yields METQRRLRATVENTIEYLPVESLETIAERLGVPPEQVAKLDANENPYGPPPTVIAALATLSDLHLYPDPDQRRARRALAEYTGAPFDRILLGNGSDELIDLLLLAVVEPGDDVIVPVPSFGVYLSRPPLFGARVVTVPRTETFTLDLAAIEQAITPRTKLIFLASPNNPTGNLVTPHELERLVRTGVLLVVDEAYYEFAGTTLQAFTDRYDNVIVLRTFSKWAGLAGLRIGYGIFPPHIARALWRVKQPFNVSVAAQAAVEAALADREWLMERVERIRRERERLYAALLRYPFLRPYPSEANFILCRVHDGRAHELHAHFLRAAIVVRRYDDEWLRDDLRITVGTPEHVNRILEALDTFPA; encoded by the coding sequence GTGGAAACGCAGAGGAGACTTCGTGCGACCGTCGAGAACACCATCGAGTATCTTCCCGTCGAAAGTTTGGAAACGATCGCTGAGCGATTGGGCGTCCCACCGGAACAGGTCGCGAAGCTCGATGCGAACGAGAACCCGTACGGCCCTCCGCCAACAGTCATCGCCGCACTCGCGACACTGAGCGATCTGCATCTCTACCCCGACCCCGATCAGCGACGAGCACGCCGCGCCCTGGCTGAGTACACCGGCGCTCCGTTCGACCGGATCCTCCTCGGCAACGGTTCCGATGAGCTGATCGATCTCCTCCTGCTCGCTGTCGTGGAACCAGGCGACGACGTCATCGTTCCCGTTCCCAGCTTCGGTGTCTACCTGTCCCGGCCACCGCTCTTCGGTGCTCGTGTGGTCACCGTACCACGAACCGAGACGTTCACACTGGATCTCGCAGCGATCGAACAGGCCATCACACCCCGCACGAAACTCATCTTCCTCGCCTCGCCGAACAATCCGACCGGGAACCTCGTCACCCCCCATGAACTCGAGCGCTTGGTCCGAACTGGCGTCCTCCTCGTCGTCGACGAAGCCTACTATGAGTTCGCAGGCACGACACTGCAAGCCTTCACCGATCGGTACGACAACGTGATCGTGCTCCGGACATTCAGCAAGTGGGCTGGACTCGCCGGCCTCCGCATCGGGTACGGCATTTTCCCACCGCACATCGCACGCGCGCTGTGGCGCGTCAAGCAACCGTTCAACGTGAGCGTCGCCGCGCAAGCAGCTGTCGAGGCCGCTCTGGCGGACCGCGAGTGGCTGATGGAGCGCGTCGAACGGATCCGGCGCGAGCGCGAGCGTCTCTACGCTGCCCTCCTGCGGTATCCGTTCCTCCGCCCCTATCCTTCGGAAGCGAACTTCATTCTCTGCCGCGTGCACGATGGTCGCGCCCACGAGTTGCATGCGCACTTCCTGCGGGCAGCGATCGTCGTGCGACGGTACGACGATGAATGGCTCCGCGATGATCTCCGGATCACGGTCGGCACGCCGGAACACGTGAATCGCATTCTGGAAGCACTGGATACCTTTCCCGCATGA
- the hisB gene encoding imidazoleglycerol-phosphate dehydratase HisB — translation MNGARVAKIERTTAETTVTVEIALDGSGQASVDTGIGALDHFLTLFARHGCFDLTVRARGDLHVDGHHTVEDVAICLGQAVRRALGDWRGIRRMADAAVPMDEALAHVALDCSGRGLFIHRDPFPPGSVGQLECDLARHFLETLAREARITIHLVTLYGQNAHHQLEAIFKALGRALDRATQLDPRIADRLPSTKEHLEVES, via the coding sequence ATGAACGGGGCGCGTGTCGCGAAAATCGAACGCACGACCGCCGAGACAACAGTGACTGTCGAAATCGCGCTCGATGGCTCGGGGCAAGCCAGCGTCGACACTGGTATCGGTGCGCTCGATCACTTTCTCACCCTCTTCGCGCGCCACGGGTGCTTCGACCTAACCGTCCGGGCCCGCGGTGACTTGCACGTCGACGGACACCACACGGTCGAAGACGTTGCGATCTGCCTGGGCCAGGCGGTGCGCCGGGCTCTCGGCGACTGGCGTGGCATCCGCCGCATGGCCGATGCAGCGGTACCGATGGACGAGGCGCTCGCACACGTCGCGCTCGACTGTAGTGGGCGCGGCCTCTTCATTCACCGTGATCCGTTCCCACCGGGATCGGTCGGCCAGCTCGAATGCGACCTCGCGCGCCACTTCCTCGAAACGCTCGCCCGCGAGGCACGCATCACGATCCATCTCGTGACCCTGTACGGGCAGAATGCTCACCACCAGCTCGAGGCGATCTTCAAGGCCCTCGGCCGGGCACTCGACCGGGCAACACAACTCGACCCCCGTATCGCTGATCGGTTACCGAGCACGAAAGAGCATCTGGAGGTCGAAAGCTGA
- the rph gene encoding ribonuclease PH gives MNTIEVPVRQNRANDELRPVEIVPDYIPYAEGSALIMLGNTHVLCAATVEERVPGFLAGTGQGWITAEYGMLPRSGRERIPRERAGPGGRTAEVQRLIGRSLRAAADLTALGERTIIIDCDVIRADGGTRTAAVTGGWVALYLAVRRLVEAEQLPALPIVRQVAAVSVGIVAGEPRLDLEYAEDSRAEVDMNVVMTDRGEFVELQGTAEGQPFGRDILDRLLELAERGISELMVAQRRALQLP, from the coding sequence GTGAATACGATCGAGGTGCCGGTCCGGCAGAATCGGGCGAACGACGAGCTCCGGCCAGTGGAAATCGTTCCCGATTACATTCCGTATGCCGAAGGCTCGGCGCTGATCATGCTCGGCAACACGCACGTCCTGTGCGCGGCGACCGTCGAGGAACGCGTGCCAGGTTTCCTCGCCGGCACCGGACAGGGGTGGATCACCGCCGAGTACGGCATGCTTCCCCGGAGCGGCCGGGAGCGGATCCCGCGCGAGCGTGCCGGTCCAGGAGGCCGAACGGCGGAAGTCCAACGATTGATCGGCCGCTCCTTGCGCGCTGCCGCCGACCTCACTGCGCTTGGTGAGCGGACGATCATCATCGACTGTGACGTGATCCGTGCTGATGGCGGTACCCGTACAGCAGCGGTCACCGGTGGATGGGTCGCGCTCTATCTGGCTGTCCGTCGGCTCGTGGAAGCCGAACAACTGCCGGCGCTGCCGATCGTGCGGCAAGTCGCGGCGGTGAGCGTCGGCATCGTCGCGGGCGAGCCGCGGCTCGATCTCGAATACGCCGAAGATAGCCGGGCCGAGGTCGATATGAACGTCGTGATGACCGACCGCGGCGAATTCGTCGAACTCCAGGGAACTGCTGAGGGACAGCCCTTCGGCCGGGACATCCTCGATCGCTTACTCGAACTGGCTGAACGCGGCATCAGCGAGCTGATGGTCGCTCAGCGGCGCGCGCTTCAGCTTCCGTAA
- a CDS encoding replication-associated recombination protein A — MPMESLFSARERELQQRFAPLAERMRPRTLDEIVGQTHLLGPGALLRGMIEEDRLVSLILWGPPGCGKTTIARVIAEQTRAAFVPLSAVTATVADVRRAVHEARERLGQLGQRTIVFIDEIHRFNRAQQDALLPAVEDGTIVLIGATTENPSFEVNAPLLSRCRVVVLEPLSDEAIRSLLERALTDTERGLGGLAVEVEPEALEAIVNLANGDARMALNTLELAVTGARRGRVTVDIVRQAAMRRATVYDRVGDVHYDTISALHKAIRGSDPDAALYWLARMLENGEDPLFIARRLVRAASEDIGLADPHALVVAVAAQQAVHVVGLPEGALALAQAAVYLALAPKSNALYRAYEAARRDVAETRNDPVPLHLRNAPTALLRQLGWGAGYRYPHDEPDGIGRQEYLPPRLRGRRYYEPTERGWEARVRERLAAIRARRNEPGERSGADEERP, encoded by the coding sequence ATGCCTATGGAAAGCCTCTTCTCGGCTCGTGAGCGCGAGCTCCAACAGCGTTTCGCACCGCTCGCCGAGCGGATGCGTCCCCGGACACTGGACGAGATCGTCGGGCAAACGCACCTGCTCGGGCCCGGGGCATTGCTCCGCGGGATGATCGAAGAGGATCGCCTCGTCTCGCTCATCCTCTGGGGACCTCCGGGCTGTGGGAAGACGACGATCGCTCGGGTTATCGCCGAACAGACCCGGGCTGCGTTCGTTCCCCTCTCAGCTGTCACGGCGACCGTCGCGGACGTCCGCCGCGCAGTACACGAGGCTCGGGAGCGCCTGGGTCAGCTCGGGCAGCGTACGATCGTCTTCATCGACGAGATCCATCGGTTCAACCGTGCCCAACAGGATGCGTTGCTTCCGGCCGTCGAGGACGGGACGATCGTATTGATCGGCGCGACGACCGAGAATCCGTCGTTCGAGGTAAACGCGCCGCTCCTCTCGCGTTGCCGCGTGGTGGTGCTTGAGCCGCTCTCCGACGAGGCGATCCGGTCGCTGCTCGAGCGAGCGTTGACTGACACCGAGCGCGGTCTCGGTGGGCTCGCAGTCGAAGTCGAACCCGAAGCACTCGAAGCGATCGTGAACCTGGCGAACGGTGACGCGCGCATGGCCTTGAACACGCTCGAGCTCGCTGTGACCGGCGCGCGCCGAGGACGAGTCACAGTGGATATTGTTCGCCAGGCAGCGATGCGTCGCGCAACGGTCTATGACCGTGTTGGTGATGTCCACTACGATACGATTTCAGCACTGCACAAGGCGATTCGTGGATCCGACCCGGATGCAGCACTCTACTGGCTCGCCCGGATGCTCGAGAACGGGGAGGATCCGTTGTTCATCGCCCGGCGATTGGTTCGCGCGGCGAGCGAAGACATCGGATTGGCCGATCCGCATGCGCTCGTCGTCGCCGTCGCTGCGCAACAGGCAGTCCATGTGGTCGGTCTACCGGAAGGTGCACTGGCTCTCGCGCAGGCAGCCGTCTACCTCGCTCTCGCACCCAAGTCGAACGCGCTCTATCGCGCCTACGAGGCGGCACGGCGGGACGTAGCCGAGACGCGCAACGATCCAGTGCCGTTGCACCTCCGCAATGCGCCGACTGCGCTGTTGCGCCAGCTGGGCTGGGGTGCCGGTTACCGGTACCCGCACGATGAGCCAGATGGGATCGGGCGACAGGAATATCTGCCACCGCGCTTGCGTGGCCGGCGATACTATGAGCCGACGGAGCGCGGTTGGGAGGCGCGCGTGCGGGAGCGTTTGGCGGCGATCCGGGCGCGACGGAACGAGCCAGGGGAACGATCTGGAGCGGATGAGGAGCGACCGTGA
- a CDS encoding MGDG synthase family glycosyltransferase → MLGEWLLIGAAGALAAGGLTQRQRQSRRLQHLMRSFHFPRERPHVLILSASIGGGHNAAAAVLRQDLEALGCRVTVLDGFAFATPLVSRYFAWSYPLQLRYAPWLYDWQFSLSHRREWTRFWRSLYSILAADAFERLCIELRPDVVVSTYPLVTQALGTLREQRRLTVPTVAVVTDFGVHRLWTAPGIDLHLVPSSVSAAQVEDATGSVLVMEPLARPAFREPIDRLQARERLGLQPDEFVTLIVAGAWGIGYVEAIVHDVAVCDVRTIVVCGKNEHLARRLQRQYSGNPKVRVLGWTDTLPQLMAAADCLVQNAGGLTCLEAIARGLPILIYRPIAGHGVLNARTMERAHAARWIRDAGELRQVLQDAAAGRVRLAQPCVEANAVPAAHAIVSLLARPEAAECARGAVMFTGQPEQNS, encoded by the coding sequence GTGTTGGGAGAGTGGCTGTTGATCGGTGCGGCAGGAGCGCTCGCGGCGGGTGGACTGACCCAGCGACAGCGCCAGTCTCGGCGGCTTCAGCACCTGATGCGGTCGTTCCATTTTCCGAGGGAACGACCCCACGTGTTGATTCTCTCGGCTTCGATCGGTGGGGGACATAATGCTGCTGCGGCTGTTCTCCGCCAGGATCTCGAGGCACTCGGGTGCCGCGTGACGGTCCTGGATGGTTTTGCGTTCGCCACGCCGCTCGTGAGCCGGTACTTCGCCTGGTCGTATCCTCTCCAGCTGCGTTACGCTCCGTGGCTCTACGATTGGCAGTTCAGCTTGTCGCACCGCCGCGAGTGGACACGGTTCTGGCGCAGCCTCTACAGCATACTGGCTGCTGATGCGTTCGAGCGGCTGTGCATAGAGCTCAGGCCGGATGTTGTTGTCTCAACCTATCCGCTCGTGACGCAGGCACTCGGTACCCTCCGGGAACAGCGGCGGCTCACTGTTCCGACCGTAGCGGTCGTCACCGACTTCGGTGTTCATCGGCTCTGGACGGCTCCTGGTATCGACCTACACCTCGTGCCGTCGTCAGTCTCTGCTGCGCAAGTTGAGGATGCGACTGGCTCGGTTCTGGTGATGGAACCGCTCGCCCGTCCTGCTTTTCGAGAACCGATCGACCGGCTGCAAGCCCGTGAGCGTTTGGGTTTGCAGCCGGACGAGTTCGTCACGCTGATCGTGGCAGGGGCCTGGGGTATCGGCTATGTCGAAGCCATCGTGCACGATGTCGCTGTGTGCGACGTGCGCACGATCGTCGTGTGTGGCAAGAACGAGCACCTGGCGCGTCGTCTGCAACGACAGTACAGCGGTAATCCGAAGGTGCGCGTACTTGGCTGGACCGATACCTTGCCGCAACTCATGGCTGCGGCTGATTGCTTAGTGCAGAATGCCGGTGGACTGACGTGCCTGGAAGCCATCGCGCGAGGTTTGCCGATTCTGATCTATCGCCCGATCGCTGGACATGGAGTCCTGAATGCCCGCACTATGGAGCGAGCGCACGCGGCGCGTTGGATCCGCGACGCGGGCGAGTTGCGGCAGGTACTCCAGGACGCGGCTGCCGGACGTGTTCGGCTCGCGCAACCGTGCGTCGAGGCGAATGCAGTACCGGCAGCGCACGCGATCGTGTCGCTCCTGGCGAGACCCGAGGCAGCTGAGTGTGCGCGAGGTGCGGTCATGTTCACGGGACAGCCGGAGCAGAACAGCTGA
- a CDS encoding L-threonylcarbamoyladenylate synthase, with translation MRVIAAHDAIAIDEAARVLREGGLVVFPTDTVYGVGAAVDRPDAVARLYVAKGRPLDRPIPVLIADLDQLERLASEVNEAVWRLARRFWPGALTVVVPAQPWLPVEIVRDTGAVGLRMPDHPVALAIIRAAGGAVATTSANRSGEREACTVEEAIAALGEAVDLYVDGGRTPGGIPSTVVALEGGKICVLRRGVLDPALIEQALRES, from the coding sequence GTGCGAGTGATCGCGGCCCACGATGCGATCGCGATCGACGAAGCTGCTCGCGTGCTGCGCGAGGGAGGATTGGTCGTTTTCCCGACCGATACGGTCTACGGCGTCGGGGCGGCTGTCGACCGGCCCGATGCGGTCGCCCGCTTGTACGTCGCGAAGGGTCGACCGTTGGACCGGCCGATACCGGTGTTGATTGCCGATCTCGATCAGCTCGAGCGGTTGGCCAGCGAGGTGAACGAGGCGGTCTGGCGACTGGCCCGCCGGTTCTGGCCGGGCGCGCTGACGGTCGTCGTGCCAGCCCAGCCCTGGCTCCCGGTCGAGATCGTCCGCGATACCGGCGCAGTTGGGTTGCGTATGCCGGACCACCCGGTGGCGCTCGCGATCATCCGGGCGGCAGGAGGAGCGGTGGCGACGACGTCGGCGAATCGCTCCGGTGAGCGTGAAGCATGTACGGTCGAGGAAGCGATCGCTGCGCTCGGCGAGGCGGTCGACTTGTACGTGGACGGAGGGAGAACACCGGGTGGCATTCCGTCCACTGTCGTTGCGCTGGAAGGCGGGAAGATCTGCGTCTTGCGTCGGGGGGTACTGGACCCGGCGCTCATCGAGCAGGCTCTCCGTGAATCGTGA
- the uvrC gene encoding excinuclease ABC subunit UvrC has product MSGQRATTHRLDMLRARLAAIEPAPGVYLMKDAQGKVIYVGKASSLRNRLRSYFGSQTGMDAKTRELVQHIADFEVIRTDTPTEALILENELIKRYRPRYNIMLRDDKTYPFIRITNEPFPRVIATRRVVQDGSRYFGPYPSAGAVHRTLDLLKRLFPYRACDIEITGNAARPCLYYHIGRCVGPCIGAVSGEEYRQVIDNVVLFLEGRADDVVARLRTEMEAAAERLEFERAARLRDELRAIEQVLQQQKIVTGSDESFDVLAVAQSAGGDACVQIGFVRNGKLLGSEHYLMAGARVDDPPSAILTSFVQQYYAQASSVPPELVLQHPLDESDTIVAFLTERRGEPVRLSVAVEGLRRELVDMIAKSAQQNLEQYRVRWLNDEQRTTLALEELADALGLDRLPRRIECFDVSQLQGTNVVASMVVFEHGKPKKSDYRKFQIKTVEGQDDFAAIREVVLRRYRRALATEQTEAWQTLPDLVLIDGGKGQLNAAREALTALGLDLPIAALAKEHEELYVPGRSEPIVLPRDSQALFLVQRIRDEAHRFAVTFHRSRRTRSTLHSLLDDIPGVGPRRRRELLRRFGSVEGIRQASVEEIAAVPGISRTLAERIKMELGGA; this is encoded by the coding sequence ATGAGCGGACAGCGAGCGACAACCCACCGGCTGGACATGCTCCGGGCCCGCCTGGCAGCGATCGAGCCAGCTCCGGGCGTGTATCTCATGAAGGATGCTCAGGGGAAGGTGATCTACGTCGGGAAGGCGAGTTCCCTCCGGAACCGGCTGCGCTCGTACTTCGGCTCGCAGACTGGGATGGATGCCAAGACGCGCGAGCTCGTCCAGCACATCGCGGATTTCGAAGTGATCCGGACCGATACGCCGACCGAAGCGCTCATCCTCGAAAACGAGCTGATCAAGCGGTATCGGCCGCGCTACAACATCATGTTGCGGGACGACAAAACGTACCCGTTCATCCGGATCACCAACGAACCGTTCCCCCGAGTCATTGCGACGCGTCGCGTGGTTCAGGATGGGAGCCGATACTTCGGTCCGTACCCGAGCGCGGGAGCGGTCCATCGCACGCTCGATCTCCTGAAGCGACTCTTCCCCTACCGGGCCTGCGATATCGAGATCACCGGGAACGCCGCGCGTCCCTGCCTCTACTACCACATCGGCCGCTGCGTCGGTCCCTGTATCGGTGCAGTCTCGGGGGAAGAGTACCGCCAAGTCATCGACAATGTTGTGCTCTTCCTGGAGGGGCGTGCTGATGACGTGGTCGCGCGTCTGCGAACCGAGATGGAAGCAGCGGCGGAGCGCCTGGAATTCGAGCGGGCTGCCCGTCTGCGCGACGAGTTGCGAGCGATCGAACAGGTCCTCCAGCAGCAGAAGATCGTGACCGGGAGCGACGAATCGTTCGATGTGCTGGCCGTGGCGCAGAGTGCTGGTGGCGATGCTTGCGTCCAGATCGGCTTCGTGCGCAACGGGAAGCTGCTCGGCTCGGAGCACTATCTCATGGCCGGTGCACGGGTCGATGATCCGCCGAGTGCGATTCTGACCTCGTTCGTGCAGCAGTACTACGCACAAGCTTCGAGCGTTCCGCCGGAACTGGTTCTGCAGCACCCACTCGACGAGTCCGATACGATCGTCGCGTTCCTGACCGAGCGGCGAGGTGAGCCAGTACGATTGAGCGTCGCGGTCGAAGGACTCCGCCGCGAACTCGTGGACATGATCGCGAAGAGTGCCCAGCAGAACCTCGAGCAATACCGTGTTCGCTGGCTGAACGACGAGCAGCGGACGACGCTCGCGCTCGAGGAACTGGCGGATGCGCTCGGTCTCGATCGCCTGCCCCGGCGTATCGAGTGCTTCGATGTCTCGCAGCTGCAGGGCACGAACGTGGTCGCCAGCATGGTCGTCTTCGAGCACGGCAAGCCGAAGAAGAGCGACTATCGGAAGTTCCAGATCAAGACGGTCGAAGGGCAAGACGACTTCGCAGCCATTCGGGAGGTAGTGCTGCGGCGGTACCGGCGTGCGCTGGCTACCGAGCAGACCGAAGCCTGGCAGACACTTCCCGATCTAGTCTTGATCGACGGTGGGAAGGGGCAGCTCAACGCAGCGCGCGAGGCGCTCACCGCACTGGGACTGGATCTCCCGATCGCGGCGCTGGCCAAGGAACACGAGGAGCTGTACGTGCCTGGCCGGAGCGAGCCGATCGTGTTGCCGCGGGATTCGCAAGCGCTCTTCCTGGTCCAGCGTATCCGAGACGAGGCGCACCGGTTCGCGGTGACCTTCCATCGCTCGCGGCGAACGCGATCGACCCTGCACTCGCTCCTGGACGACATCCCCGGCGTGGGACCGCGCCGGCGGCGGGAGCTGCTCCGTCGCTTCGGCTCGGTCGAGGGTATCCGGCAAGCGAGCGTCGAGGAGATCGCAGCTGTGCCCGGTATCAGTCGGACGCTCGCGGAGCGGATCAAAATGGAACTGGGAGGGGCATGA
- a CDS encoding zf-TFIIB domain-containing protein, which yields MADLVCPKCLGRMRTVERHHVVFERCEECGGVFLDRGELEQLIRAEGAYYRRPPDWDDDSGPAYPRKQRKKKLRHFLEELLDFD from the coding sequence ATGGCGGATCTGGTCTGTCCCAAGTGTCTCGGTCGAATGCGTACAGTGGAACGTCACCATGTCGTCTTCGAACGATGCGAGGAATGTGGCGGCGTGTTTCTCGACCGTGGCGAGCTGGAACAGCTGATTCGTGCCGAGGGTGCCTACTACCGTCGTCCACCTGACTGGGACGATGATTCCGGCCCCGCCTATCCGCGCAAACAGCGAAAGAAAAAGCTGCGTCACTTCCTGGAGGAGCTCCTCGATTTCGACTGA
- the ligM gene encoding vanillate/3-O-methylgallate O-demethylase yields the protein MSNGTAKNLQQILDQVPNIQEYLYNNQTGARVYPVVPPEFTNWRDEQHAWRETVCLFDLSYHMTDLFLRGPDAFALLRQLGINSFEGFEPGQAKQYVPVSPEGYVIGDVILFYLEDGTFQLVGRPSVHNWVQFHAETSGANVTDERDEWSVADPHKPRKTFRFQIQGPNAPKVLEKLLGGPPPEIPFFHFTRVQIAGKTVGLLHHGMSGVSGAEFFGDFADGPAVKAAILEAGKEFGIRHVGSRAYATNTLESGWIPNPLPAIYTSPELQRYREWLPANAYEAVGSLGGSFVSPNIEDYYLTPWDLGYGRLIKFDHDFVGRAALERLKDQPHRKKVTLVWDPDEAARVLSSLVTKPKGQRYKYFDLPLAQYATWMYDAVLNDAGEVVGFAMFTGFSSNEERVLALGMVKPEYAKEGTRLRIVWGEPNGGSRKPSVERHVQTDVWVTVGPVPYAEPARRYREQVAKARK from the coding sequence ATGTCCAACGGTACAGCAAAAAATCTCCAGCAGATCCTGGACCAGGTTCCCAACATTCAGGAGTACCTGTACAACAACCAGACGGGTGCACGGGTCTATCCGGTCGTGCCCCCCGAGTTCACCAACTGGCGCGACGAGCAGCACGCCTGGCGCGAGACCGTCTGCCTCTTCGACCTCTCCTACCACATGACCGACCTCTTCCTCCGCGGCCCCGACGCCTTCGCCCTCCTGCGCCAGCTCGGCATCAACTCCTTCGAGGGATTCGAGCCCGGCCAGGCCAAGCAGTACGTGCCTGTCTCCCCCGAGGGGTACGTGATCGGTGACGTCATCCTGTTCTACCTCGAGGACGGCACGTTCCAGCTGGTCGGCCGCCCCTCGGTGCACAACTGGGTGCAGTTCCATGCCGAGACGAGCGGGGCCAACGTCACCGACGAGCGCGACGAGTGGTCGGTCGCCGATCCCCACAAGCCACGCAAGACCTTCCGCTTCCAGATCCAGGGGCCCAACGCCCCCAAGGTCCTGGAGAAGCTGCTCGGCGGCCCACCCCCGGAGATCCCCTTCTTCCACTTCACCCGCGTCCAGATCGCGGGTAAAACCGTCGGACTCCTCCACCACGGCATGAGCGGTGTCTCCGGCGCCGAGTTCTTCGGTGACTTCGCCGACGGCCCCGCCGTCAAGGCCGCCATCCTCGAGGCCGGTAAGGAGTTCGGCATCCGCCACGTGGGAAGCCGCGCATACGCGACCAATACGCTCGAGTCGGGCTGGATTCCGAACCCGCTGCCGGCGATCTACACCAGCCCGGAGCTGCAGCGGTACCGCGAGTGGCTGCCAGCCAACGCCTACGAGGCGGTCGGCTCACTGGGTGGAAGCTTCGTCAGCCCCAACATCGAGGACTACTACCTCACGCCGTGGGATCTGGGGTATGGGCGCCTCATCAAGTTCGACCACGACTTCGTTGGGCGGGCTGCGCTGGAACGGCTGAAGGACCAGCCGCACCGCAAGAAGGTGACGCTGGTCTGGGATCCGGACGAGGCAGCGCGGGTGCTCTCCAGCCTGGTCACCAAGCCCAAGGGGCAGCGCTACAAGTACTTCGACCTGCCGCTGGCCCAGTACGCCACCTGGATGTACGACGCGGTCCTCAACGATGCCGGTGAGGTCGTCGGGTTCGCCATGTTCACCGGCTTCAGCTCGAACGAAGAGCGTGTTCTCGCGCTCGGCATGGTGAAGCCTGAGTACGCCAAGGAAGGCACGCGGCTCCGCATCGTGTGGGGTGAGCCGAACGGTGGGTCACGCAAGCCCTCGGTGGAGCGGCACGTGCAGACCGACGTGTGGGTCACCGTCGGCCCCGTGCCGTACGCCGAGCCTGCCCGCCGCTACCGCGAGCAGGTGGCGAAGGCGCGCAAGTAG